A region from the Halosolutus gelatinilyticus genome encodes:
- a CDS encoding cation:proton antiporter has translation MTSMQIIEPLGHHELFLVIAQLTVLLFVARTLGEAFRSIGQPAVVGELLAGVLLGPSVLGLIAPGIYEALFVVPADQFHLLEVISWLGLIMLLIVTGLETDIDLILNKGRTAIVLSLGGILVPFATGFGLGWVMPTEFIAAPEQRVVFSLFLATAMSISAIPVIAKVLIELDVIRRDIGQLILAAGMVDDTIGWILLATVAGLARTGVFDVRSALTTILSVIVFLGLAFTIGRRITFELIRWVDNVFGSDAAMLSTLMLLALAAGALTQYMGLEAILGAFVVGVLVGQVKRFDYDLRHTFEVITLSIFAPIFFAIAGLRMDVVALLDPTVFGVGLVVLGVACVGKFGGIMGVSPFAGLSRWEGITIGGGMNARGAMEIVVATIGLAAGILTTEMYSIIVAVAIATSLMAPAIMRWSIPKIEMSPDERERIDREAYLQGSFVENITRVLLPTRGGVDTRYAARLLSPLLRDREIELDVLCVSESRDAGGGRAAEIGTRIQRGLVAWLRPTVRESNTAVDSTEADRIFDSVEARLGDQTRQPRRITRERDDSVAETILDEASVGYDLVVLGEAGTGRDPDEPLFSETVDRVIQEAPCPAMIVSAQAATDDVPDDPIDRILLPTIGTMSSRYAAELAFAIAAREDALVEIVYVVDEPRADEQFAGDPDLAQQVGIGEQIVEREAAFGRQLGASVLTTVTTAKTPEVELVEHAVRTDADAIVMGSDLRSISRRAFLGQRVEHVVRNAPCPVAVLSAD, from the coding sequence ATGACGTCGATGCAGATTATCGAACCGCTCGGACACCACGAACTGTTCCTCGTCATCGCCCAGCTTACGGTGTTGCTGTTCGTCGCCCGGACGCTGGGCGAAGCCTTCCGGTCGATCGGCCAGCCGGCGGTCGTCGGCGAACTGCTCGCGGGCGTCCTCCTCGGCCCGTCGGTGCTCGGACTGATCGCGCCGGGGATCTACGAGGCGCTGTTCGTCGTGCCGGCGGATCAGTTCCACCTGCTCGAAGTGATCTCCTGGCTCGGGCTCATCATGCTGTTGATCGTCACCGGGCTCGAGACGGACATCGACCTCATCCTCAACAAGGGCCGAACGGCGATCGTCCTCTCGCTCGGGGGGATCCTCGTTCCGTTCGCGACCGGGTTCGGCCTGGGATGGGTTATGCCAACGGAGTTCATCGCGGCGCCCGAGCAGCGGGTCGTCTTCAGCCTCTTTCTCGCGACCGCGATGAGCATCTCCGCGATCCCGGTCATCGCCAAGGTGCTCATCGAACTCGACGTGATCCGTCGCGACATCGGCCAGTTGATCCTCGCGGCGGGAATGGTCGACGACACGATCGGGTGGATCCTCCTGGCGACGGTCGCGGGGCTCGCTCGAACGGGCGTCTTCGACGTTAGATCCGCGCTCACGACGATCCTCTCGGTGATCGTCTTCCTCGGTCTCGCCTTCACGATCGGCCGACGGATCACGTTCGAACTCATCCGCTGGGTCGACAACGTCTTCGGCAGCGACGCCGCGATGCTATCGACGCTCATGCTGCTCGCGCTCGCCGCGGGGGCGCTGACCCAGTACATGGGTCTCGAGGCGATTCTCGGCGCGTTCGTCGTCGGCGTCCTGGTCGGGCAGGTCAAGCGGTTCGACTACGACCTCCGGCACACGTTCGAGGTGATCACCCTCTCGATCTTCGCGCCTATCTTCTTCGCGATCGCCGGCCTCCGGATGGACGTCGTCGCGCTGCTCGACCCGACGGTGTTCGGCGTCGGCCTCGTCGTCCTCGGGGTGGCCTGCGTCGGCAAGTTCGGCGGCATCATGGGCGTCTCCCCCTTCGCCGGCCTCTCGCGGTGGGAGGGGATCACGATCGGCGGCGGGATGAACGCCCGCGGGGCGATGGAGATCGTCGTTGCGACGATCGGCCTCGCCGCCGGCATCCTGACGACCGAGATGTACAGCATCATCGTCGCCGTCGCAATCGCGACGTCGCTGATGGCGCCCGCGATCATGCGGTGGTCGATTCCGAAGATCGAGATGAGTCCCGACGAGCGCGAGCGCATCGATCGGGAGGCGTACCTCCAGGGGAGTTTCGTCGAGAACATTACCCGGGTCCTGCTCCCGACCCGCGGCGGCGTCGACACCCGGTACGCGGCACGCCTGCTGTCCCCGCTGCTCCGTGATCGAGAGATCGAACTCGACGTCCTCTGCGTGAGCGAGTCGCGCGACGCCGGCGGCGGACGAGCGGCGGAGATCGGAACCCGAATTCAACGCGGCCTCGTCGCGTGGCTGCGACCGACCGTCCGGGAGTCCAACACCGCCGTCGACTCCACCGAGGCCGATCGGATCTTCGACTCCGTCGAGGCTCGCCTGGGCGACCAGACGCGACAGCCGAGACGGATCACGCGGGAACGGGACGACAGCGTCGCCGAGACGATCCTCGACGAGGCCTCGGTCGGCTACGATCTGGTCGTTCTCGGCGAGGCGGGTACCGGGCGAGATCCCGACGAGCCGCTGTTCAGCGAGACGGTCGATCGGGTCATCCAGGAGGCGCCGTGTCCCGCGATGATCGTCAGCGCGCAGGCCGCAACGGACGACGTCCCCGACGATCCGATCGATCGAATACTGCTGCCGACGATCGGGACGATGTCGAGTCGGTACGCCGCCGAACTCGCCTTCGCGATCGCCGCGAGGGAGGACGCGCTCGTCGAAATCGTCTACGTGGTCGACGAGCCCCGAGCCGACGAGCAGTTCGCCGGCGACCCCGACCTCGCCCAGCAGGTGGGGATCGGCGAGCAGATCGTCGAGCGCGAGGCGGCGTTCGGTAGACAGCTCGGCGCCTCGGTGCTGACGACGGTGACGACCGCGAAGACTCCCGAAGTCGAACTCGTCGAACACGCCGTCCGGACCGACGCCGACGCGATCGTCATGGGATCGGATCTGCGGTCGATCTCGCGACGGGCGTTCCTCGGGCAGCGGGTCGAGCACGTCGTCCGAAACGCGCCGTGTCCAGTCGCGGTGCTCAGTGCGGACTGA
- a CDS encoding dihydrofolate reductase, which translates to MTGGGDDLPAAVRDTDLELVAIVAVAENGVIGKDGEMPWHIPEDLRHFKETTMDHPVVMGRVTYDGILEAIGEPLPGRTTIVLTSRDLETPENVIVADGLDAAIEAAKTAAAERHGGTDRAFVAGGATVYEQFLPAIDRLVVTEVHDDPDGDTRFPERDRDAWREVDRDNRDGFAFVTYDRRK; encoded by the coding sequence ATGACCGGCGGCGGCGACGACCTCCCGGCCGCCGTTCGCGACACCGACCTCGAACTCGTCGCGATCGTCGCCGTCGCGGAAAACGGCGTCATCGGGAAGGACGGCGAGATGCCGTGGCACATCCCCGAGGACCTTCGGCACTTCAAGGAGACGACGATGGACCACCCGGTCGTTATGGGCCGGGTCACCTACGACGGAATCCTGGAAGCGATCGGGGAACCGCTTCCCGGCCGGACGACGATCGTCTTGACGAGTCGGGACCTCGAAACGCCGGAAAACGTGATCGTCGCGGACGGCCTCGACGCCGCGATAGAGGCGGCCAAAACCGCGGCCGCGGAGCGCCACGGCGGGACCGATCGAGCCTTCGTCGCCGGGGGCGCGACGGTGTACGAGCAGTTCCTGCCCGCGATCGACCGACTGGTCGTGACGGAGGTCCACGACGACCCCGACGGCGACACGCGGTTTCCGGAGCGGGATCGCGACGCGTGGCGCGAGGTCGATCGGGACAATCGCGACGGGTTCGCGTTCGTGACGTACGATCGGCGCAAATAA
- the thyA gene encoding thymidylate synthase, translating into MQQYLDLVDAVLSEGTYKPNRTGVDTISSFSEHYEVDLREGYPLLTTKSMDGFRWNSMIHELCWYLSGEEHIRTLRKETGIWDAWADDEGVLDTAYGRFWRRYPIPEDEAQLDGESWPDDAHRWVTVEADGRRTFDQLQYVIDTLLESPNSRRLVVNAWHPANAAVSTLPPCHYSFVFNVQGDRLNCHLTQRSGDVALGIPFNIAAYAILTKVIAKQTGFEPGTFAHSVVDAHVYCGRGDRGEWYGENLDALQSRLAAVADREEYLDVRAWLESEAPAETAGGERLDHVPGLLEQLSREPLDRPTLEIDATSIDDLTYEDVRLRDYDSHPGLKFSVAE; encoded by the coding sequence ATGCAACAGTACCTCGACCTCGTCGACGCGGTGCTCTCGGAGGGGACGTACAAGCCCAATCGCACCGGCGTCGACACGATTTCGTCGTTCAGCGAGCACTACGAGGTCGACCTCCGGGAGGGGTATCCGCTGCTGACGACCAAGTCGATGGACGGCTTCCGGTGGAACTCGATGATTCACGAGCTCTGCTGGTACCTCTCGGGCGAGGAGCACATCCGCACCCTCCGAAAGGAGACGGGAATCTGGGACGCCTGGGCCGACGACGAGGGGGTGCTCGACACCGCCTACGGACGGTTCTGGCGGCGCTATCCGATCCCTGAGGACGAGGCGCAACTCGACGGCGAGTCCTGGCCCGACGACGCCCACCGGTGGGTCACCGTCGAGGCCGACGGCCGGCGCACGTTCGACCAACTGCAGTACGTGATCGACACGCTCTTGGAGTCGCCGAACTCGCGACGGCTCGTCGTCAACGCCTGGCACCCCGCGAACGCGGCCGTCTCGACCCTGCCGCCGTGTCACTACTCGTTCGTCTTCAACGTCCAGGGCGATCGGCTCAACTGCCACCTCACCCAGCGATCGGGCGACGTCGCGCTCGGCATCCCGTTCAACATCGCCGCCTACGCGATCCTGACCAAGGTGATCGCGAAGCAGACGGGCTTCGAACCCGGTACCTTCGCCCACAGCGTCGTCGACGCGCACGTCTACTGCGGCCGCGGCGATCGCGGCGAGTGGTACGGCGAGAACCTCGACGCGTTGCAGTCCCGGCTGGCCGCAGTCGCCGATCGCGAAGAGTACCTCGACGTCAGGGCGTGGCTCGAATCCGAAGCGCCCGCCGAGACCGCGGGCGGCGAACGCCTCGATCACGTGCCCGGCCTGCTCGAACAACTGTCCCGCGAGCCCCTCGACCGACCGACCCTCGAGATCGACGCGACGTCGATCGACGATCTCACCTACGAGGACGTCCGGTTGCGCGACTACGACTCCCACCCCGGTCTCAAATTCTCGGTGGCCGAATGA
- a CDS encoding MFS transporter, with the protein MFDGLRDRRWRFVASAALAVGLAGTYQFAWPVLRGPIGAQSGASGPALGTVFTGMIVAQTLAAFPAGWIRDRYGPRLPMLVATLFVVIGYAGTAIAPTTPELYLWFAVGGAGVGIAYDVAINTPSRWFRTRRGLATGAVSMAFSLTSFALIPFVHRAVDAAFATTMLALAAAAGAASLVAAFVIRDPRPASAAPSSGAASDGGEATADAATAMSWRSMIETRGFWLLYTVFVVVNGVGLMVIEKVVTYAGELGLSTAEATAAASIVALGQGSGVLAGGAASDKLGAERTVAASLFLTGFAIVGVVAAGRMGFEWAFVALAGVTMFFRSPAFGILPGVVSERFGRTYSGENYGVMLTAKLWGGVFGGTATSLLVLRIGWSATFLVGAALAIAVGAVALVVFVRSS; encoded by the coding sequence ATGTTCGACGGTCTTCGCGACCGCCGATGGCGATTTGTCGCCTCTGCGGCGCTCGCCGTCGGGTTGGCGGGGACCTACCAGTTCGCCTGGCCGGTGCTCCGCGGTCCGATCGGCGCGCAGTCAGGCGCATCGGGCCCCGCGCTGGGAACGGTGTTCACGGGGATGATCGTCGCACAGACGCTCGCGGCGTTTCCGGCGGGGTGGATCCGCGACCGGTACGGACCGCGACTCCCGATGCTCGTCGCGACGCTGTTCGTCGTGATCGGCTACGCGGGAACCGCGATCGCGCCGACTACGCCCGAACTCTACCTCTGGTTCGCGGTCGGCGGCGCAGGCGTCGGAATCGCCTACGACGTCGCGATCAACACTCCGTCACGGTGGTTTCGAACCAGGCGCGGGCTGGCGACAGGCGCGGTGAGCATGGCGTTCAGCCTAACGAGTTTCGCGCTCATCCCGTTCGTCCACCGCGCCGTCGACGCCGCGTTCGCGACGACGATGCTCGCGCTCGCCGCGGCCGCGGGCGCCGCCTCGCTGGTCGCCGCGTTCGTCATCAGGGATCCGCGGCCCGCGAGCGCGGCGCCGTCGAGCGGGGCGGCGAGCGACGGCGGGGAGGCCACGGCGGACGCGGCGACGGCGATGTCCTGGCGGTCGATGATCGAGACGCGGGGGTTCTGGCTGCTGTACACCGTGTTCGTCGTCGTCAACGGGGTCGGACTCATGGTCATCGAGAAAGTGGTCACCTACGCCGGGGAGCTGGGGCTCTCGACGGCGGAGGCGACCGCCGCGGCGTCGATCGTCGCGCTGGGGCAGGGCTCCGGGGTGCTGGCCGGGGGCGCCGCGTCCGACAAACTGGGCGCCGAGCGGACGGTCGCGGCCTCCCTGTTCCTCACCGGGTTCGCGATCGTCGGGGTCGTCGCGGCCGGCAGAATGGGGTTCGAATGGGCGTTCGTCGCACTCGCGGGGGTCACGATGTTCTTCCGAAGCCCGGCATTCGGCATCCTTCCGGGGGTCGTCAGCGAGCGCTTCGGCCGGACCTACTCCGGAGAGAACTACGGCGTGATGCTCACGGCGAAGCTCTGGGGCGGCGTGTTCGGCGGCACCGCGACGAGCCTCCTCGTCCTGCGAATCGGCTGGTCCGCCACGTTCCTCGTGGGCGCGGCGCTCGCGATCGCGGTCGGCGCGGTTGCACTCGTCGTCTTCGTCCGATCGTCGTAA
- the acnA gene encoding aconitate hydratase AcnA, with protein sequence MATTDVSDAIREFEHGGETYKMADLTVLEEQGLCDLEKLPVSVRILLESVLRNVDGDRVTADDVRNVASWQPDVPDAEVPFTVSRVVLQDLTGVPAVVDLAALRSAADRKGVDPTVVEPEVPCDLVIDHSVQVDYFGSEDAYEKNVEIEYERNEERYRAIKWAQQAFDEFNVVPPGTGIVHQVNLEHLGRVVHDREIDGEQWLLPDTLVGTDSHTPMINGIGVVGWGVGGIEAEAALLGQPINMSLPEVVGVRLSGELPDGATATDLVLHVTEKLREVGVVDKFVEFFGPGVSQLSVADRATISNMAPEQGSTISIFPVDEKTLEYLELTGRDEEHIELIREYLKAQGLFGEQDPEFTEVVEFDLGEVEPSLAGHKKPHARIPMGDLDEHFPTLLLEQGVLGPGGEPAIGDGSGAAAGDSTASGPGLALDEKVPVELEDGTEVEIGHGDVLVSAITSCTNTSNPSVMVAAGLLARNAAEQGLEVPEYVKTSLAPGSRVVTEYLEQADLLDDLEELGYHVVGYGCTTCIGNAGPLQEPIEQAIDEYDLWTTSVLSGNRNFEARIHPKIKANYLASPPLVVAYGLAGRMDIDLENEPIGTNDEGEAVYLADVWPDSEEVRRTIHESVSPEMFEEKYASVYEGDERWEALDAPEGEVYDWDPESTYIREPPFFQDFPLEAPGVENVDDARALLTLGDTVTTDHISPAGPFSEDLPAGQWLTERGVEPHEFNTYGSRRGNHEVMMRGTFANVRIKNELLDGTEGGYTIHHPTGEESEAQRASDDSSGERSDPRVTTVFEASERYREDGTPLVVMAGEELGTGSSRDWAAKGTDLLGIRATIGKSYERIYRDNLIGMGVLPLQFEDGEGWEELGLDGTEHYTISGLEDGLEPNAELTVTAEADDGEVTEFTVTAQVDTPAAVEYVENGGVLHLVLRRLLQQEAV encoded by the coding sequence ATGGCAACTACCGACGTCTCGGATGCCATCCGAGAGTTCGAACACGGCGGTGAGACGTACAAAATGGCCGATCTCACGGTCTTGGAGGAGCAGGGGCTCTGCGATCTCGAGAAGCTTCCGGTGAGCGTCCGCATTCTGCTCGAATCGGTGCTGCGGAACGTGGACGGGGACCGCGTCACGGCGGACGACGTCCGCAACGTCGCCTCGTGGCAGCCCGACGTGCCGGACGCCGAGGTTCCGTTTACGGTCTCGCGGGTCGTTCTGCAGGACCTGACCGGCGTGCCGGCGGTCGTCGATCTCGCCGCGTTGCGATCGGCCGCCGATCGCAAGGGCGTCGATCCGACGGTCGTCGAACCCGAGGTCCCCTGCGACCTCGTGATCGACCACAGCGTTCAGGTCGACTACTTCGGCAGCGAGGACGCCTACGAGAAGAACGTCGAGATCGAGTACGAGCGCAACGAGGAGCGCTACCGCGCGATCAAGTGGGCCCAGCAGGCGTTCGACGAGTTCAACGTCGTCCCGCCGGGAACAGGGATCGTCCACCAGGTCAACCTCGAACACCTCGGTCGGGTCGTCCACGACCGCGAGATCGACGGCGAGCAGTGGCTGCTGCCCGACACGCTCGTCGGCACCGACAGCCACACCCCGATGATCAACGGCATCGGCGTCGTCGGCTGGGGCGTCGGCGGGATCGAGGCCGAGGCCGCGCTGCTCGGCCAGCCGATCAACATGTCGCTGCCGGAAGTCGTCGGCGTTCGCCTCTCGGGCGAACTCCCCGACGGCGCCACGGCGACCGACCTCGTGCTCCACGTCACCGAGAAGCTCCGCGAGGTCGGCGTCGTCGACAAGTTCGTCGAGTTCTTCGGTCCCGGCGTCTCCCAGCTTTCGGTCGCCGATCGCGCCACGATCTCGAACATGGCGCCCGAACAGGGCTCGACGATCAGCATCTTCCCCGTCGACGAGAAGACCCTCGAGTACCTCGAACTCACGGGCCGCGACGAGGAGCACATCGAACTCATCCGCGAGTACCTGAAGGCCCAGGGCCTGTTCGGCGAGCAGGACCCCGAGTTCACGGAGGTCGTCGAGTTCGACCTCGGCGAGGTCGAACCGAGCCTGGCGGGCCACAAGAAACCCCACGCCCGCATCCCGATGGGCGACCTCGACGAGCACTTCCCGACCCTGCTCCTCGAGCAGGGTGTCCTCGGTCCGGGCGGTGAACCCGCGATCGGCGACGGCAGTGGTGCGGCCGCAGGCGACTCGACCGCCTCGGGTCCCGGCCTCGCGTTAGACGAGAAGGTCCCCGTCGAACTCGAGGACGGCACCGAGGTCGAGATCGGTCACGGCGACGTGCTCGTCAGCGCGATCACGTCCTGTACGAACACCTCGAATCCGTCCGTGATGGTCGCCGCCGGGCTGCTCGCCCGTAACGCGGCCGAACAGGGGCTCGAAGTGCCGGAGTACGTCAAGACCAGCCTCGCGCCCGGCAGCCGCGTCGTCACCGAGTACTTAGAGCAGGCCGACCTGCTCGACGACTTAGAGGAACTGGGCTACCACGTCGTCGGCTACGGCTGTACGACCTGCATCGGCAACGCTGGCCCGCTTCAGGAGCCGATCGAGCAGGCGATCGACGAGTACGATCTCTGGACCACGAGCGTCCTCTCGGGCAACCGCAACTTCGAAGCCCGCATCCACCCGAAGATCAAGGCCAACTACCTCGCGTCCCCGCCACTGGTCGTCGCCTACGGCCTCGCGGGTCGGATGGACATCGACCTCGAGAACGAGCCGATCGGCACGAACGACGAGGGCGAGGCGGTTTACCTCGCGGACGTCTGGCCGGACAGCGAGGAGGTCCGCCGGACGATCCACGAGAGCGTCTCCCCCGAGATGTTCGAGGAGAAGTACGCGAGCGTCTACGAGGGCGACGAGCGCTGGGAGGCGCTGGACGCCCCCGAGGGCGAGGTCTACGACTGGGATCCGGAGTCGACCTACATCCGCGAACCGCCGTTCTTCCAGGACTTCCCGCTCGAGGCCCCCGGCGTCGAGAACGTCGACGATGCCCGCGCCCTGCTCACGCTCGGCGACACGGTCACGACCGACCACATCAGCCCCGCCGGGCCGTTCAGCGAGGACCTGCCCGCGGGCCAGTGGCTCACAGAGCGCGGCGTCGAACCCCACGAGTTCAACACCTACGGCTCGCGCCGCGGCAACCACGAGGTCATGATGCGCGGCACCTTCGCGAACGTCCGCATCAAAAACGAGCTGCTCGACGGCACGGAAGGCGGCTACACGATCCACCACCCGACCGGCGAGGAGAGCGAGGCGCAACGCGCCTCGGATGACTCGAGCGGAGAGCGAAGCGACCCGCGAGTGACGACCGTCTTCGAGGCCAGCGAGCGCTACCGCGAGGACGGCACCCCGCTGGTCGTCATGGCCGGCGAGGAACTCGGCACCGGTTCCAGCCGCGACTGGGCCGCCAAGGGGACCGACCTCCTCGGCATCCGCGCGACGATCGGCAAGAGCTACGAGCGGATCTACCGCGACAACCTGATCGGCATGGGCGTGCTGCCGCTGCAGTTCGAAGACGGCGAGGGCTGGGAGGAACTCGGCCTCGACGGCACCGAGCACTACACGATCTCGGGGCTGGAGGACGGCCTCGAACCCAACGCTGAACTGACCGTCACCGCCGAAGCCGACGACGGCGAGGTCACCGAGTTCACCGTGACGGCCCAGGTCGACACCCCGGCCGCGGTCGAGTACGTCGAGAACGGCGGTGTCCTCCACCTCGTGCTCCGCCGCCTGCTCCAGCAGGAAGCGGTCTGA
- the purD gene encoding phosphoribosylamine--glycine ligase, whose product MREHVLLIGGGGREHAIARALEDSEATLYACAGNRNPGIARIANEFETLETTDPEAVVEYAKAVDATIAVVGPEAPLAAGVADALEEAGVYAFGPKEADARIETDKAFQRRFMAENDIPGCPDFETFDDSEAACDFIDEYDGDLAIKPAGLTGGKGVKVIGDQVTAEEGKAYIRESDYDRIVLEERLVGEEVTIQAIVANGGFETAPAVQDHKRAYEGDEGPNTGGMGSYSDATFELPFMTEDDYERAVEIIEATVDALDDYRGILYGQFMLTAEGPKVVEFNARFGDPEAMNTLPVLEIDFLDVLVAARDGEAPPELEFADQATVCKYAVPEGYPTDPKAGAEVQVDEESVARSVRATEKSSGEQDDPRESADDAVLFYASVDERDDGIYTTTSRSFAVVGLADTIDEAEAIAEDALEVAGEEGLHMRHDIGKADLVQRRIDHMTELRGE is encoded by the coding sequence ATGCGAGAACACGTCCTGCTGATCGGCGGTGGCGGCCGCGAGCACGCCATCGCTCGCGCGCTCGAGGACAGCGAGGCAACGCTTTACGCCTGCGCGGGGAACCGCAACCCCGGCATCGCCCGGATCGCGAACGAGTTCGAGACGCTCGAGACGACCGATCCCGAGGCGGTCGTCGAGTACGCGAAAGCAGTCGACGCGACGATCGCCGTCGTCGGCCCCGAGGCGCCGCTCGCGGCCGGCGTCGCGGACGCCCTCGAGGAGGCCGGCGTCTACGCGTTCGGGCCGAAGGAGGCCGACGCCCGCATCGAGACGGACAAGGCGTTTCAGCGGCGGTTCATGGCGGAAAACGACATCCCCGGCTGCCCGGACTTCGAAACCTTCGACGACTCTGAGGCCGCTTGCGACTTCATCGACGAGTACGACGGCGACCTCGCGATCAAGCCCGCCGGCCTCACGGGCGGGAAGGGCGTGAAGGTCATCGGCGATCAGGTCACCGCCGAGGAGGGCAAGGCGTACATCCGGGAGTCGGATTACGATCGGATCGTCCTCGAAGAGCGGCTGGTCGGCGAGGAGGTCACGATCCAGGCGATCGTCGCGAACGGCGGATTCGAGACCGCGCCCGCGGTCCAGGACCACAAGCGCGCCTACGAGGGCGACGAGGGGCCGAACACCGGCGGGATGGGCAGCTACTCCGACGCGACGTTCGAACTGCCGTTCATGACTGAGGACGACTACGAGCGGGCAGTCGAGATCATCGAGGCGACCGTCGACGCCCTCGACGACTATCGCGGCATCCTCTACGGCCAGTTCATGCTCACGGCCGAGGGGCCGAAGGTCGTCGAGTTCAACGCCCGTTTCGGCGACCCCGAGGCGATGAACACGCTGCCGGTCCTCGAGATCGACTTCCTCGACGTGCTCGTCGCCGCCCGCGACGGCGAGGCACCGCCGGAACTCGAATTTGCAGACCAGGCGACGGTGTGCAAGTACGCCGTGCCGGAGGGGTACCCGACCGACCCGAAGGCCGGCGCGGAGGTTCAGGTGGACGAAGAGAGCGTGGCGCGGTCGGTCCGCGCCACGGAGAAATCGAGCGGGGAGCAAGACGACCCGCGAGAGAGCGCGGACGACGCCGTGCTCTTCTACGCCAGCGTGGACGAGCGCGACGACGGAATCTACACGACAACCTCCCGATCGTTCGCCGTCGTCGGGCTCGCGGATACGATCGACGAGGCCGAGGCGATCGCCGAGGACGCCCTCGAAGTGGCCGGCGAGGAGGGGCTACACATGCGCCACGACATCGGGAAAGCTGATCTCGTCCAGCGGCGGATCGATCACATGACCGAGCTCCGCGGCGAGTAG
- a CDS encoding PQQ-dependent sugar dehydrogenase — protein sequence MTPSDRDQTTTRRALLASGAAGTLATIAGCQDALAGIQGEQEWERPPDDEDQYEVETVAEGLTHPWGLAFVPDGDRLLVTEREGRLLTVDLETGDRQPVDKVPDVYARGQGGLLDVALHPDYPEEDWVYLTYAAETDGGESTTHLGRGRLDPDGDELEEFEELRAARPTAEGDAHFGSRIVFGPDELLYMTVGDRQFKDFGPGHTAQDTRTELGAVLRLEPDGSIPADNPFVDDSDAIDSLFSFGHRNPQGLAVRPETGDVWESEHGEGDGDEINVLEAGENYGWPVATSACEYGTDEPVGDDPDDRDDVIAPVYDWPCSTGGFPPGGIAFYDGDAFADWQGDLLVCNLAAGYLCRFAVDGTDIEAVGTMLTAEGWRLRDVAIAPESGAIYVAVDEDDAPLVRLVPDAA from the coding sequence GTGACTCCCTCCGATCGCGATCAGACGACGACCCGCCGAGCCCTCCTTGCGAGCGGCGCGGCCGGCACCCTCGCGACGATCGCGGGCTGTCAGGACGCGCTCGCGGGGATCCAAGGGGAACAGGAGTGGGAGCGCCCGCCCGACGACGAGGACCAGTACGAGGTCGAGACCGTCGCCGAGGGGCTCACCCACCCCTGGGGGCTGGCGTTCGTCCCCGACGGCGATCGCCTGCTGGTGACCGAACGCGAGGGACGCCTGCTCACCGTCGATCTCGAGACCGGCGATCGCCAGCCGGTCGACAAAGTCCCCGACGTGTACGCCCGTGGCCAGGGCGGCCTGCTCGACGTGGCGCTCCACCCCGACTACCCCGAGGAGGACTGGGTGTACCTGACCTACGCCGCGGAGACCGACGGCGGTGAGTCCACGACCCACCTCGGCAGGGGCCGACTAGACCCCGACGGAGACGAACTCGAGGAGTTCGAAGAACTCCGGGCCGCCAGGCCGACCGCGGAGGGCGACGCTCACTTCGGCTCGCGGATCGTCTTCGGTCCCGACGAGCTGCTGTATATGACCGTCGGGGATCGCCAGTTCAAGGACTTCGGCCCGGGACACACCGCACAGGATACGCGGACCGAACTCGGAGCGGTGCTCCGACTGGAACCGGACGGCTCGATTCCCGCCGACAACCCGTTCGTCGACGACTCCGACGCGATCGACTCGCTGTTCAGTTTCGGCCACCGCAACCCGCAGGGGCTCGCCGTCCGGCCCGAGACGGGCGACGTCTGGGAAAGCGAGCACGGGGAAGGAGACGGCGACGAGATCAACGTCCTCGAAGCCGGGGAAAACTACGGCTGGCCCGTCGCAACCAGCGCCTGCGAGTACGGCACCGACGAGCCGGTGGGCGACGATCCGGACGATCGGGACGACGTGATCGCGCCGGTCTACGACTGGCCCTGCTCGACCGGCGGCTTCCCGCCCGGCGGGATCGCGTTCTACGACGGCGACGCCTTCGCTGACTGGCAGGGGGACCTTCTCGTCTGTAACCTGGCCGCCGGCTACCTCTGCCGATTCGCCGTCGACGGCACCGATATCGAGGCAGTCGGAACGATGCTCACCGCGGAGGGATGGCGACTTCGGGACGTCGCGATCGCTCCCGAGTCCGGGGCGATCTACGTCGCCGTCGACGAAGATGACGCGCCGCTGGTTAGGCTGGTTCCCGACGCGGCGTAG